Within Luteolibacter flavescens, the genomic segment CGGCGAACTGCCGGACTACGTCACGGTGAATGCACTCGTGGCCTACGACGTGACTGAGAACGTGACCGTGCGCCTGAACGTGGACAACGTCTTCGACGACGTTTACGCGGTCTCTTCAAACTGGAGCGGCGTGCGTTCCAATCTCGGACCGCCACGGACCTACACGATCAGCGCCGACTGGACGTTCTGATTTGATTTTGAGGTAATAGTTAATTGCTGCGTTTGGTATCAGCGCCGTCCGGTCCGTTCATGGGGCCGGGCGGCGTTTGCTTTCCGGCGGATGCTTCAGGGAGCGAAGGTCAGCGAGGCATTTCGGATCTCCGCGAGCGTGCGGCATCCGGCGAGGGCCATCGTCATTTCCAGCTCGGTACGCAGGAGCTTCAACACGTGCGCCACGCCCACCGCACCCGCGGCTGCGAGGCCATGGACGACGGGCCTGCCGCAGAGGACGGCATCGGCTCCCATGGCGATGGCGATGAAGGCATCCGAGCCACGGCGGATACCGCCATCCATCAGCACGGGCACGCGCCCCGCGACCTTCTTGACGATGGCAGGCAGGGCATGAAGCGCGGCGGGGACGATGTCCAGGGTGCGGCCGCCGTGATTCGAGACGATGATGCCGCTGGCTCCCGCCTGGATCGCCAGCTCGGCGTCCTCCGGGTGCAGCACGCCTTTCAGGATGATGGGCAGAGAGGTGTGCGAGCGCAGCCACGCGATGTCCTCCCATACAGGCGCACGGTCTAACAGATCGCTGCCGAAGACGCGGTCCGCGGGTGGGAAGGCGCGGACGCCTTTCATGTTCACCGCCTCGATGCCGGGCGGCAGGGAAAAGCCCGCGCGTTGCTCGCGGTTCCGCAAGCCGTTCAGCGGTGCATCCGCGGTCAGCACGAGTGCCTTGTATCCGGCGGCCTCCGCGCGTTGTGCGAGGGCGATGGTGAATTCCCGGTCCGGCTGGATGTAGAGCTGGAACCACAGCGGGGTGCGTGACGTGGCTGCGATGTCCTCTAGCGTGTGGGTGGCGGACGTGCTCACGACCATCGGCGATTCCGTCGCGGCTGCGCCGAGTGCCGTGGCCAGCTCGCCCTCCGGATGGAACATGCGGTGGAATGCGGTGGGCGCGATGATCACGGGGTGCGCGAGTTCCGTGCCCAGAAGCGTCAGCCGCGTGTGCGCGCCCTGCATCGGTCGCAGCAAGCGGGGCAGCACCTTGATGCGCAGGAGCGCCTCGCGATTTGCCCGCATGGCCAGCTCGTCCGCGCTGCCGCCATTGAGATACGCCCACACGGATGCCGGCAGGCGCTCGCGGGCGAGCGCTTCATAGTCCTCCACGGAGGCGATTTCCGGAGGGATGGTCTCCAGGGGAGGCGGCAGTTGCATGGCACAGGACTACCGGGGAGCAGCCGGATTACCAAGCCATCCCTTCAGGCTCGCCCGAGGAAGGATAACGTGGCCTGGATCGCCTGCAGGGTCTTCGCCTGGCGTGCCACATGGGCATCGTCATGAGGGCGCAGGAGGATGAGCTTTTCCACCTCGACCTGTGCCAGCAGGAGTTCGTTCCGCATCTCTTGCAACAATCGCTCGTCCTTGCGAAGCGCGCTTCCCGAGTGGAAAACGTCCTTGAGGAAAGGCGCGAGGAATTGCGGCTGGCAGGTGCGATAGATCCTCGCCCCGTAGCGGATGAGGTCCGCGATGGTGCCGGAGTCGTCAGCAGTCCGGCGCGCAAAGCCGAGGGACTCCTCCACGGCATCCGTCGCCTCCGCGATCCAGTCGTCCGTGAGATCGAGGTGTTCTGGCGCATCGAGCAGTGCTGCCAGTGCGCGGCAGAGGATGGACCGCACGAGGATGCTGCCGGAGGCATCGCCAGCGGCTTCCAAGCTGCGGGACATCTCCACGGCTCGCCTGGCGTCCGCGAGTCCGGTGATGACCTCTCCCTGATCCAGCAGGAAGCGCGCGCGATTCGCCGTGAGCATCATGGCGAGCTCCCTGTTGCCGGGGATTTCCACGAGCAGGGACTCCGCTTTCCGGAAAGCATCGCCCGCCGCAAGCGGATCACTGCACGAGGCGCACAACTCCGCGCGCTTCAGCCAGGCGAGGATGAGGCGCTCGCGGACACCGGGAGCGGCATCGGCAGGGACGTGCTCCATGGCACTGATGCCGAGATCGAGTGAAGCGAGCGCCTTTTGCAGAGAGCCTGCGCCCTGGAGGGCATCTGCGCGATTGATCCACGTGGCAGCGAGCATCCACGCGAGCTCCGGGTCTTCCTGCCACGGCCATTGCGAACGGATCCCCGCCACGGAATCGAACTCCGCCAGAGCCTCCGTGAAATCACCGGCAGCGAGGTGACGGATGCCCCGTTGCATGCCCTCGTGCGTGAGCTGCCGGGTCCGTGAGATTTCCCCGGCGGTCATGATTCGGCGTCACGCGGGAGGATGCCGACGCGCTCGCCCACGTTCAGAGGTTCATTGCTCCCGTGGTGGACGATGACGTGGAAGACGCCGTGCTCCGGGACATCGCACTCCAGCGTCACCTCGAATGCCATGCCCAGGAAGCTGACACGGCGGATCACCCCGGTGAGCGTCTGGGCGGGTGCCCGGCCAGCAGGCACGAGGTGCATGTCCTTCGGTCGGATCCACAGCCCGCGGTCTCCCTCGTGCGGGCCGATGTGGTGGCGCTTCCACGGGCCGCCGGGCATCAGCGGGCAGAGCGGGATGAAATTGCAGATGCCGAAGAAGGAGGCCACGTAGGCATTCGCCGGGGCGCGATAGATTTCTGGCGGAGCGCCGGACTGCTGCACCACGCCCTCGCGGATGACGGTGATCTTGTCCGCCACGGCGAGCGCGTCATCCGTATCGTGCGTCACGAAGATGGCGGTGGTGCCGTGTTGCTTCAGCACGGCGCGGGTATCGTCGCGCACGCTCTGTCGCAGCCGGGCATCCAGGCTGGAGAAGGGCTCGTCCAGCAGCAGCAGGCGCGGCCGCGGTGCGAGGGCACGGGCGAGGGCGATGCGCTGGCGCTCGCCGCCGGAGAGCTCATGCGGGTAGCGCCTGGCGAAGTCCGGCAGGCCGATGAGGTCCAGCAGGGAGGCGATGCGCTCGGCGCGATCCTTCCGGGGCAGGCGGCGGATGCCGAAGGCGATATTCCTCTCCACCGTGAGATGGGGGAAGAGAGCGTGATGCTGGAAGACCATGCCGATGCCTCGGCGCTCCGGTGGCAAGATGGTGCCGGGCGCGGAGATCACGCGCTCGTCCAGTTGGATATCCCCGGAGTCGGGCGTCTCGAGTCCGGCCAGGATGCGGAGCAGGGTCGTCTTGCCACTGCCGCTCTCCCCGACCAGTGCGAGGATTTCGCCCTCGGCCACGCCGAAGCTGGCAGCATCCACCGCGGCGCGGGAGTTCCCGCGGTAGCGCTTCGAGATCGTATTCGCTTGGAGCAGGTTCATCGGCGGGCGTCGTGGAGCAATCGTACCAGGGGAATCAGCCCGAGCAAGCTGAGCGAGACCATGAGGAGGCCGGGCAGGGCCGCCTCCGGGATGCGGCTCTCGTCGGTGAGGCGGAAGGTGAGGGTGGCGAGCGTCTCGAAGTCGAAGGGGCGTAGTACGAGGGTCATCGTAAGTTCCTTGAAGACATCGATGAAGACCAGCGCGGCACCGGCCACCAGCGCGGGCCGTATGAGGGGCAGGTCCACCTCCAGCAGCGTGCGCAGCGGACCGGCACCGAGCGTGCGGCCGGCATCGTGCAGGCTCTCCGGCAGGCGCTCGAATCCCGCGGAGGCGGGCTGGATGGCCACCGCGAGGAAGCGGATGAAGTAGGCGAGCATCAGGCCGAAGGTGGACCCGCTCAGCGCGAGCGAGGCCCAGCCGGGGAAATCGAACGCCAGGGTGGAGACCAGCGCGCCCATCCCCACCGCCACCAGCGCCCCGGGATACGCATAGCCCAGCACGCCCACCTGCCGCGCGAGCAGCAGGGACCGCCGCCGTAGCGCCCGGTGCGCGGCGGTAACAGCGAAGGCCGCGACCAAGATCAGCAGCGTGGCGCCAGCGGCCAGGGTGAAGGAATTCACCGAGGCCTTGAGATTCGTGGGCCAATCCATCACGTCCCACGATTGCAGGGTCCAGCGCACGAGGCGCCACCCGGGGATGAGGAAGCCGAGGAGGAGCGGAATGCCGCAGGCCAGCCAAGCGGTGGCCACGCCCGCGGGGCCCAGCCTGGCGCGCGTGAGCGGGGCATCCGGAGTCTCGGTGAAGTATTTCTTCCGGCCCCGCTGCCATCGCTCGATCCCCAGCGCGATGACCACGATGACCAGCAGGATCATTGCGAGGCGCATCGAGGAGACGAGGTTCCCCTCGTTCCACGCGCGGAAGATGCCGGGCGTCAGCGGCACCAGCCCGAAGTGGGTCACCACGCCGAAGTCATTCACCGCCTCCATCGCCACCAGGCTGGCACCCGCAGCCACCGCGGGCCGTGCCATCGGCATGGCCACCGTGGCGAAACACCGGAAGCCGCCCGCACCGAGCAGGCGCGCCGCCTCCAGCGCCCCCGCCGCCTGCCGTGCGAAGACCGCCCGGCAGCTCAGATAGACGTAGGGGAAGAGTGTCGCCGCCAGCACCCCGGTGCCAAAGATCCATGGCGCGATCTCCTGGGACTTCAGGAAAGCCTCGATGCCCCAGTTCTTCCGGATCCAGACATACACCGGGATCAGCTCGCGGAAGGCATCCACATACCCGACCGCTGCGATGAAGCCCGGCATCGCCAGCGGGAGCAGCAGAGCCACCTCGAAGAACCGCCGCCCCGGAAAGCGATACACCGAGACGAACCACGCCGCGGGCACGCCGAAGAGCACCGCCAGCGTGGTCACGCTGCCCAGCAGCACCAGCGTCTGGCGCAGGTAGCCGGGCAGGCGGTTTTCCACGATCTGGTCCCATGCCTCCCCCGCGGGCTGGAAGGACCGCCACAGGATGATCAGCAGCGGGGTGAGCACCAGCAAGGCGGGAAGCCATGCCCCGAGAATGGCAAAGCCACCCCCGGCGCTGGATTTCGCCGGGGATGGCTTGTTGGTAGAAGTGACGGGCATCCGTCAGAGTGAAGTCACTTCCAGCCCGCTTGGTCAAAGATTCGGACCGCTTCCGGCTGGTTTTCTCCCATCTTCGGGAAGGTCTCGGTGTCGATCTTGAATTCGCCCCATGCCTCGTGGGTCGGGCTGAGCTTCGTATCGCCGCTCACCGGATACTCGTAGGTCGAGTTTGCGATCATCTTCTGCACTTCCGGGGTGACGAGGAATTCCATGTAGGCCTTCGCCTGCTCGACATTCTTCGCGTGCTTCGTGATGCCGGAGGCGCTGACATTGCAATGGGCACCGCGGCCGTCCTGATTCGGGAAGATCACGTGGACCGACTCACCGGCCTTGCGGTCGGCCTCGTCCTTCGAGTTCAGCAGCAGGCCGAGGTAGTAGGTATTCGAGATGCAGACATCGGCGAGGCCGGAAGCCACGGCCTTGATCTGGTCGCGGTCGCCACCCTGCGGCGGGCGGGCGAAATTGGCCGTCACGGCCTTGGCCCACTCGGCGGCCTTGTCCTTGCCATTGGCCGTCACCACGGAAGCGGCGAGCGCCTGATTGTAGCTGCTGGAGGAGGAGCGGGCGAGCAGGCGGCCTTTCCACTTGGCATCGGCGAGGTCCTCGTAGCTCTTGATCTCGTCCTTCTGCACGCGGTCCTTTGCCGCCAGGATGACGCGGGCGCGCAGGGTGTAGGGATACCAGTAGCCCTCGGCATCGCGCAGGCCGGGTGCGGAGGCCTTTTCCAGCGCCTCGGACTTCACCGGCTGCAGCAGGCCATCGGCCTTCGCGCGCTGGAGGCGTCCGGCATCCACCGTCACGAGCAGGTCGGCAGGGCTGTTCTCGCCTTCCGACTTCAGGCGCTCGATGAGCTGGTCCGCATCGGCATTCACCACCTTGACCTCGATGCCGGTTTTTTCGGTGAAAAGCTTGTTGATCGCCTGATCCTGCGGGTAGTGGCGGTGGGAATAGATATTCAGCTCCGCGGCATTTGCGTTCAGGGCGAAGGCCGCCGCGGCAAGCGGCAGCAGATGGAGGATTCCACGATTCGGTTTCATTGCCGTCGTGAGAGTCGGAATGCGCGATCTTCGTCCCAAAAGAAGTAGCGCCCGCTTGTGAAGCCTTGGCGGTGAATTGATCGGTCCCAAGTGATTCGGGGTCATGGAGATCGATCCGGGCAGGCAGGTAGTGGGAAATGCAGGGGATGTCTTGGAAAGTCCTTGCCTGTGAAACTGAGAAATCGCCGTGGCGCGCACCGGTGCCGGGACCGCAGGGCAACTGCAAACAGAGATGCGAAAGAGGGGTTGAAAAGCGGGGATATGCTCGCACGAAGGAGGAGCGTCGCCTCTCGTGTGAGAGGCGACCCTGAAGGCAGAGAATGCCGTGCTGACCTACGAGTTTCAATCCGCGCCTCTCGTGTGAGAGGCGACTTGCGGACGGGAACACGTCGCGCGCGCTGACCGTGTTTCAATCCGCGCCTCTCGTGTGAGAGGCGACCAGCGAGGTCGGCGAAGAACTCCGAGGCTCAGGTGTTTCAATCCGCGCCTCTCGTGTGAGAGGCGACGGACGGCAAGGTTACGTTCGAAGAAATCGCCCGGTTTCAATCCGCGCCTCTCGTGTGAGAGGCGACGATATCGTCCGACCTCCGCCGCCGATGATACCGTTTCAATCCGCGCCTCTCGTGTGAGAGGCGACGAAGGCCTCGCGGATCACTTGGGGCATGGAGTTGTTTCAATCCGCGCCTCTCGTGTGAGAGGCGACCACGGCTCATCCGGGATTGTGCCACGAGGAGGACGTTTCAATCCGCGCCTCTCGTGTGAGAGGCGACAAGCTGGACCGCGTCCGCCTGCGACCGTTCGAAGTTTCAATCCGCGCCTCTCGTGTGAGAGGCGACCAACCTTGACGGATGGCCGGGCGATACTCGCGGAGTTTCAATCCGCGCCTCTCGTGTGAGAGGCGACCTCGCCGACGCTCGCCGCTGCCGTCCACGACTGGTTTCAATCCGCGCCTCTCGTGTGAGAGGCGACTCACGTCCGTGCTCCGCACCCCGTCCGCATCGGTGTTTCAATCCGCGCCTCTCGTGTGAGAGGCGACCCGGCTGCTCTACCCCTGAGCTACAGTGGCCTCGGGTTTCAATCCGCGCCTCTCGTGTGAGAGGCGACCCACCAGCTACAGCGCCGTCTCTGCCCGAGCAAAGTTTCAATCCGCGCCTCTCGTGTGAGAGGCGACTCTCCGTCCTGATCCGTGAATTTCACATCGAAAGTTTCAATCCGCGCCTCTCGTGTGAGAGGCGACCGCGCCCCGCTGACCCATGGCTTGCCAATCAGGGGTTTCAATCCGCGCCTCTCGTGTGAGAGGCGACCCAAGGATGGCACTCCGATCCTAATAGCGTGCAAGTTTCAATCCGCGCCTCTCGTGTGAGAGGCGACGCTCAATCTTCGGGCGGGTCGTCGTGTCTTGCCAGTTTCAATCCGCGCCTCTCGTGTGAGAGGCGACCGATGCGCTTGGCCGTCCAGCATTCCATGATCGGTTTCAATCCGCGCCTCTCGTGTGAGAGGCGACCGTAAGTGCCACCCACGAGCGATTGCACGTCGATGTTTCAATCCGCGCCTCTCGTGTGAGAGGCGACGCGGATCTACAAACCACGGGAAGAAATAGAGGATGTTTCAATCCGCGCCTCTCGTGTGAGAGGCGACTCGTCATCACTGGCGTGGCGGTTGGATACATGCGGTTTCAATCCGCGCCTCTCGTGTGAGAGGCGACTCTTTTCCCAAGTAACAGAACCACGCCCCAAAACTGTTTCAATCCGCGCCTCTCGTGTGAGAGGCGACTCCACAGGGACATTAACCGGTTCACCCGTATGGCGTTTCAATCCGCGCCTCTCGTGTGAGAGGCGACGCCTGCGGGTCAATCCGAACAGGCGTGCAAGTGGTTTCAATCCGCGCCTCTCGTGTGAGAGGCGACAAGCCACGCGGAACCATTCCCTTAACAATCAGGTGTTTCAATCCGCGCCTCTCGTGTGAGAGGCGACAAATGATCCCGAACATTTGCGGTTTCATGCCCCGTTTCAATCCGCGCCTCTCGTGTGAGAGGCGACCGATGGATTCGAACTTGCCCGCGGTCTCATAGCGGTTTCAATCCGCGCCTCTCGTGTGAGAGGCGACGAAATTGTTCAAGACAAGGCTCCCGTGTTTTTCGTTTCAATCCGCGCCTCTCGTGTGAGAGGCGACGGGAGGGACCGGGCTGTGGGGGGCGGAGGACGGTGTTTCAATCCGCGCCTCTCGTGTGAGAGGCGACCCTCAAACCACAGTTGAGAGAGCAGGAAGATATGTTTCAATCCGCGCCTCTCGTGTGAGAGGCGACAGCGGTCCCTGATCCCGTGATTGCGGAAGTGAGGTTTCAATCCGCGCCTCTCGTGTGAGAGGCGACTTGTCCTCGGCAATGGGCAAGATCATCCACGCCGAGTTTCAATCCGCGCCTCTCGTGTGAGAGGCGACTGGAGAAGGCCCGCACCCTTCACATCGACACGCTGTTTCAATCCGCGCCTCTCGTGTGAGAGGCGACTGCCGAAGGTCTGATTCCGCGCTTCTCAATCGTCGTTTCAATCCGCGCCTCTCGTGTGAGAGGCGACGGGTCCATTCATTCCCGGGAAGGTTGGGATTCTGGTTTCAATCCGCGCCTCTCGTGTGAGAGGCGACCCGGGCCCGGAGGCGAAAACCCCTACAACACGAAGTTTCAATCCGCGCCTCTCGTGTGAGAGGCGACCGCGCCCTCGCTCTGGCAGCTCACCGAGACCTACGTTTCAATCCGCGCCTCTCGTGTGAGAGGCGACAGTCAGGGAGCGTGGCAATCTCTGGCTCCATGGAGTTTCAATCCGCGCCTCTCGTGTGAGAGGCGACTCGCTGAAGCAGGACAGCACGACGCAGACGAAGAAGTTTCAATCCGCGCCTCTCGTGTGAGAGGCGACCGTGTGGGTGACGAAATCCGAATCACGCCTTTACGTTTCAATCCGCGCCTCTCGTGTGAGAGGCGACTCACCCGGAACTGGTTTTCGATGGTGTCATACGTGTTTCAATCCGCGCCTCTCGTGTGAGAGGCGACTCTTCGACTTCGTAGCCGACGCGGGACTTCAGGTGTTTCAATCCGCGCCTCTCGTGTGAGAGGCGACCTGGCAACGCAAATCTTCATTCCGGCAGTCTGTTAGTTTCAATCCGCGCCTCTCGTGTGAGAGGCGACTAGTGGCCAAGGTTCAAATACGAAATATCCAACAGTTTCAATCCGCGCCTCTCGTGTGAGAGGCGACATTTGTTCCGGCTGATACAGCAGGACGCGCGGGCGTTTCAATCCGCGCCTCTCGTGTGAGAGGCGACCGTGTTCCCGGTATACCACGACAAGCGCGGCAAGGTTTCAATCCGCGCCTCTCGTGTGAGAGGCGACGGTCGGTCCCTGCTTCGGCGAAGACGGCAAGGTGTTTCAATCCGCGCCTCTCGTGTGAGAGGCGACCGCGGCAGTCTGGAGCCCTTGTCTCCCTAGGGAAAGCAAAGTCTTTTCCGCGAACCCCATTTTCCTGACGGCGTTACCAAGCGGTGTCGTCAGGTGGAAAATTGTCAAAGAGCTGATCCGGAATCACTTGCGAGCCGCGCGAACCTCCCGGGGTGGGGATGATCGCTTGGGGTTCGCGGTGCTTCCCGTCATGGGGGGCTCCCATGATGTCCGCAGTGTGGCAGCCCGTCGCTCACACGACAAGCGGTCCTTCCACGTCGTAGCCGGGATCGGCTCCGTAGTGTTCCACCCGGTGCTGCCAGTTCGACCCCAGATGATAGAATCTCAGGCTATCCGTCTGGGGGTCGATGATTGCCAGCAGCCTCGCCTTGAATGCCACCAGTTGCGCGGGATCCACCTTGCACTCGAAGACGGAATTCTGAACCCGCTGCCCGTAGTCGAGGCAGGCCTTGGCCGTGCGGCGCAGCCTGGACTTTCCCGCGGGCGTCACGGTGGCGACATCGTAGGTGACGAGGATGTACATGGGCAAGAGGCGGCTACTTCGAAAGAAAGGCGGGATACGCATCCAGATCTCCCCGCAGGTGCCTCGCCAGCAGGCGGGCCTGGAGCTGTGGGAGCATCCCCACCGTCACGGTCTCATCGAGGAACGGATGCGTGATCTCGTCCTGCTTGCGCTCCTGCCAGGCGACCAGCACCGCCTTGCGCGAGTCGTCCTTCAGGAGCACCGCTCCCGATTCCTCCGTGCGGAAATCCGTGGCGGTGAGCTGTCGCCGGTTGAAGAGAGTGAGGGCGACCCGGTCCGCGAGAAAGGAGCGGAATTCTTCCATCAGATCGAGCGCGAGGGAGGGGCGGCCCGGTCGATCACGATGGAGAAAGCCGCACTGTGGATCCAGCCCGCAGCTCTCCAGCGCGCTGCGGCAGTCGTGCATCAGCAGCGAGTAGAGGAAGGAAAGCAGCGCATTCACCGGGTCCAGCGGCGGGCGGCGCGAGCGGCCGGTGATGGCGATCGCGGGGTCGTGATTCACCAGCAGGTGAGGAAAGGCCGCGAAGTAAGCCGCCGCGGCATCGCCCTCGATTCCCCGCAGCGAGTCCAGCGACGTGGCACGCCCCAGCAGGCCGATCCTCACCGCGAGGAAATCCGCCGCCTGACTCAGCGCAAATGCCCGCGTCGCGGACTTGTCGCCATGGTCCCGTGCCGCGCGCATCATCACCTGGCGGCTGTTGGAAAGCTTCGCCGCCAGCATGTTCGCAGCGATCGCCACGGCGGCCGGCTCGTGGTCCGCACGACGGTACTGCTCCCGTCGCAGGAGGACATTGCCGGAGGTGTAGCCGCGGGTGGCCGCCATGAATTTGCCGTGCGGATTGTGAAAGGAAATCGCCACGCCGGCCTCGGCACAGGCGGCGATCAGCGACGCGGAGGCACCGATGTCCCAGCCGAAGCAGGCGATCCCTTCCAGATTGTGCAGCGGCACCCGCAGCTTCGACTCCCCGTCATGACGTATCTCCACCGCCGCGCCATCCTTTCTCAAGTAGGCACCTTCCATGGTGACAAAGAGGGTATTGAGATGCTTCTTCATGAGTCTCCGGGGTCGGCATTGACATCGGTAGCCATGGCGGCACGCAGCCGCTGCTGGAACCAAGCGGCAGCCCCGCGCCTGAAGCGGAGCGAACGCGGCTGGCAGAGCTCGATGAGCGAGCAGGCATCGCAGCGCCGCGGCTCATACTCCGCCGGGGGCGTGGTGCCCGTGGTCAGGCATTCCCGCACGGAGCTCGCGGTGACGGTGACGAGATCCCGCAACTCGTGATCGAAATTCACCGGCGTCCTCCTACGGCGTTCACCGTAGTAGAGGCATCCTCCCTCGATGGCACCGCCGAGCATCTCCTCCAGGCACAGCGCCTGCGCGCAGAGCTGCACCTCGTCCGCGCGGTGCGCCTTCGGCTTGCCCCGCTTGTATTCCACCGGGACCACGCGGCCATCGGTGTGAAACTCCACCACATCGCACTGGCCGGACAGCCCGAGCCCCAGCGACCGGACCGGCAGCCCGCGGGTGATGCGGATGCCGGGCCGCGATTCATTCGGGCCCTCGTGCGCCCGCTCGTGCATCACCCGCCCCTGCGCGGTGAATTTGTTTTCCTCCCATGCCCGCTCGACATGGATCAGCGCACACTGCCGCGGACAATACAGCCAATGCTGCAGCGCCGAGATTGCGACGAGATGATCTTCATCGAACATGGGGAGAGTCCGGGATGAGATGACATTTGATAGATAACAAATTGATTTGCCAGAGTCAACCTTCTCCGCCCGTGCGAACTTCGGCCAATGCCAGCCTCCGGCTGAAATCCGAGCGCATGAAGTGGATCAGGAAGTTCCCCAGGCTGCGGCCGATCGCGGAGAGATTCTCCGCCGGCATGCCATTCGGGTGGGCCGTCAGGATGCCGTGGGCGAAGATATGGCGGATGCTCGCCGCCAGCGTCAGCACCGAGAAATCATGGCCCTCCAGGAAGCGCCTCAGGTAGGGCTCGTGCACCGGCAGCGACTGCGCGACCAGGAACTCTCCCAGCAGGCCCTCCGGATCCAGGCTGCGGCAGTGGCATGCCAGCTCGCGCACGTGACGCCGCGGATGATGCGCGAAAAGCGCGCGGAATGGCGGCCGGTCATTCGCGAGGTCCGCATATCGCTCGAAGGCGGACCAGGCGAAGAAGACCCGCGTGAGGGCATCGTAACCCGCCGCCGTCCCGTCGGTGAAGCCATCCAGCCGCATGCCCTCGAAGCACGTCGCCAGGCGGAAGCGATTCACGAAGCGGTAGAAGTCGAACTTCGTCCCCGTGAACCCGAGCGGAGCCACGGAATCCCCCGCGGCCTTCAGCAACTCGCGCGCCCGGGAAAACCCGGGCAACGCGGCTTCGAGGTGGGCGTGCTCGGCGGACACGGATCAGATGCGCTCGATGATCTCGATGCCATCGGGGATCGCCGAGCGATCAATGGTCACCTCATAGTCGGCGA encodes:
- a CDS encoding alpha-hydroxy acid oxidase; amino-acid sequence: MQLPPPLETIPPEIASVEDYEALARERLPASVWAYLNGGSADELAMRANREALLRIKVLPRLLRPMQGAHTRLTLLGTELAHPVIIAPTAFHRMFHPEGELATALGAAATESPMVVSTSATHTLEDIAATSRTPLWFQLYIQPDREFTIALAQRAEAAGYKALVLTADAPLNGLRNREQRAGFSLPPGIEAVNMKGVRAFPPADRVFGSDLLDRAPVWEDIAWLRSHTSLPIILKGVLHPEDAELAIQAGASGIIVSNHGGRTLDIVPAALHALPAIVKKVAGRVPVLMDGGIRRGSDAFIAIAMGADAVLCGRPVVHGLAAAGAVGVAHVLKLLRTELEMTMALAGCRTLAEIRNASLTFAP
- a CDS encoding ABC transporter ATP-binding protein; the protein is MNLLQANTISKRYRGNSRAAVDAASFGVAEGEILALVGESGSGKTTLLRILAGLETPDSGDIQLDERVISAPGTILPPERRGIGMVFQHHALFPHLTVERNIAFGIRRLPRKDRAERIASLLDLIGLPDFARRYPHELSGGERQRIALARALAPRPRLLLLDEPFSSLDARLRQSVRDDTRAVLKQHGTTAIFVTHDTDDALAVADKITVIREGVVQQSGAPPEIYRAPANAYVASFFGICNFIPLCPLMPGGPWKRHHIGPHEGDRGLWIRPKDMHLVPAGRAPAQTLTGVIRRVSFLGMAFEVTLECDVPEHGVFHVIVHHGSNEPLNVGERVGILPRDAES
- a CDS encoding ABC transporter permease, giving the protein MPVTSTNKPSPAKSSAGGGFAILGAWLPALLVLTPLLIILWRSFQPAGEAWDQIVENRLPGYLRQTLVLLGSVTTLAVLFGVPAAWFVSVYRFPGRRFFEVALLLPLAMPGFIAAVGYVDAFRELIPVYVWIRKNWGIEAFLKSQEIAPWIFGTGVLAATLFPYVYLSCRAVFARQAAGALEAARLLGAGGFRCFATVAMPMARPAVAAGASLVAMEAVNDFGVVTHFGLVPLTPGIFRAWNEGNLVSSMRLAMILLVIVVIALGIERWQRGRKKYFTETPDAPLTRARLGPAGVATAWLACGIPLLLGFLIPGWRLVRWTLQSWDVMDWPTNLKASVNSFTLAAGATLLILVAAFAVTAAHRALRRRSLLLARQVGVLGYAYPGALVAVGMGALVSTLAFDFPGWASLALSGSTFGLMLAYFIRFLAVAIQPASAGFERLPESLHDAGRTLGAGPLRTLLEVDLPLIRPALVAGAALVFIDVFKELTMTLVLRPFDFETLATLTFRLTDESRIPEAALPGLLMVSLSLLGLIPLVRLLHDARR
- a CDS encoding extracellular solute-binding protein; protein product: MKPNRGILHLLPLAAAAFALNANAAELNIYSHRHYPQDQAINKLFTEKTGIEVKVVNADADQLIERLKSEGENSPADLLVTVDAGRLQRAKADGLLQPVKSEALEKASAPGLRDAEGYWYPYTLRARVILAAKDRVQKDEIKSYEDLADAKWKGRLLARSSSSSYNQALAASVVTANGKDKAAEWAKAVTANFARPPQGGDRDQIKAVASGLADVCISNTYYLGLLLNSKDEADRKAGESVHVIFPNQDGRGAHCNVSASGITKHAKNVEQAKAYMEFLVTPEVQKMIANSTYEYPVSGDTKLSPTHEAWGEFKIDTETFPKMGENQPEAVRIFDQAGWK
- the cas2 gene encoding CRISPR-associated endonuclease Cas2, translating into MYILVTYDVATVTPAGKSRLRRTAKACLDYGQRVQNSVFECKVDPAQLVAFKARLLAIIDPQTDSLRFYHLGSNWQHRVEHYGADPGYDVEGPLVV
- the cas1c gene encoding type I-C CRISPR-associated endonuclease Cas1c: MKKHLNTLFVTMEGAYLRKDGAAVEIRHDGESKLRVPLHNLEGIACFGWDIGASASLIAACAEAGVAISFHNPHGKFMAATRGYTSGNVLLRREQYRRADHEPAAVAIAANMLAAKLSNSRQVMMRAARDHGDKSATRAFALSQAADFLAVRIGLLGRATSLDSLRGIEGDAAAAYFAAFPHLLVNHDPAIAITGRSRRPPLDPVNALLSFLYSLLMHDCRSALESCGLDPQCGFLHRDRPGRPSLALDLMEEFRSFLADRVALTLFNRRQLTATDFRTEESGAVLLKDDSRKAVLVAWQERKQDEITHPFLDETVTVGMLPQLQARLLARHLRGDLDAYPAFLSK
- the cas4 gene encoding CRISPR-associated protein Cas4 — protein: MFDEDHLVAISALQHWLYCPRQCALIHVERAWEENKFTAQGRVMHERAHEGPNESRPGIRITRGLPVRSLGLGLSGQCDVVEFHTDGRVVPVEYKRGKPKAHRADEVQLCAQALCLEEMLGGAIEGGCLYYGERRRRTPVNFDHELRDLVTVTASSVRECLTTGTTPPAEYEPRRCDACSLIELCQPRSLRFRRGAAAWFQQRLRAAMATDVNADPGDS